From the Ruania alkalisoli genome, one window contains:
- a CDS encoding carboxymuconolactone decarboxylase family protein produces MTRLDLARTNKLGYAAVIGLEGYARRAVDPVLYDLIKLRASVLNGCGYCVDMHATDGRQRSIPLRKLFAVSAWQHSPTLFDDRERAALALTDAVTRLGPDTVTDEIWADAAAHFDEGELGGIVFAIATINVWNRLAIATEMAPPVDAKHPVE; encoded by the coding sequence ATGACCCGTCTCGACCTGGCGCGGACGAACAAGCTCGGCTACGCGGCTGTGATCGGCCTGGAAGGCTATGCCCGTAGGGCCGTCGACCCGGTGCTCTATGACCTCATCAAACTGCGCGCCTCGGTCCTGAACGGCTGCGGCTACTGCGTCGACATGCATGCCACCGACGGCCGCCAGCGCTCGATCCCGCTCCGCAAGCTCTTCGCCGTGTCCGCCTGGCAGCACTCACCCACCTTGTTCGACGACCGTGAGCGAGCAGCGCTCGCCTTGACGGACGCCGTGACCCGCTTGGGTCCGGACACGGTCACCGATGAGATCTGGGCGGATGCGGCCGCGCACTTCGATGAGGGTGAGCTCGGTGGGATCGTCTTCGCCATCGCCACCATCAACGTCTGGAACCGGCTCGCCATCGCCACCGAGATGGCACCTCCGGTGGATGCCAAGCACCCGGTGGAATGA